Proteins found in one Oncorhynchus mykiss isolate Arlee chromosome 3, USDA_OmykA_1.1, whole genome shotgun sequence genomic segment:
- the LOC110514781 gene encoding interferon-stimulated 20 kDa exonuclease-like 2, with translation MSDIMLNLDCSGSSGPCKDTSGSNKHKAFINRRQLLEKKGYLNKKQNQHNHRQGNKHQGPPHWHNGANRPSQPNAAHNKSIAHTQNTHSKSSYHIPRSDHARSVASKPASSTSSSTSLTITVENSTNPEQSTSTITPGHQPPPTRTVARYASVPSGSAPLCNPLKYLALDCEMVGTGPKGRNSELARCSIVSYDGDVVYDRYIKPTNAVTDYRTRWSGISWHQLVKAMPFQHARKEILKILAGKVVIGHAVHNDFKSLSYSHPAVLTRDTSRIPLLNQKAGFPEKDVASLKRLTKALFNRNIQTGKKGHSSVEDAKATMELYKVVEVEWERTLASK, from the exons ATGTCTGACATTATGTTAAACCTGGACTGTTCAGGCAGCAGTGGACCCTGTAAGGACACATCGGGAAGCAACAAACACAAGGCATTCATCAACAGGCGGCAACTCTTGGAGAAAAAGGGTTACCTCAACAAAAAGCAGAACCAGCACAATCACAGACAGGGGAATAAACATCAGGGCCCACCTCACTGGCACAATGGGGCCAATCGGCCGTCTCAACCCAATGCTGCACACAACAAAAGCATTGCTCACACGCAGAATACTCACAGTAAAAGTTCATATCACATACCCAGGTCAGATCATGCTAGAAGCGTTGCTTCCAAGCCTGCATCATCCACAAGCAGCTCAACATCCTTGACCATAACTGTGGAGAATTCCACCAATCCTGAGCAATCCACTTCGACTATCACCCCGGGGCACCAACCCCCACCCACCAGGACTGTTGCCCGCTATGCCTCTGTCCCAAGTGGGTCGGCCCCCCTTTGTAACCCACTGAAGTACCTTGCCTTGGACTGTGAGATGGTCGGCACGGGCCCCAAGGGTCGCAACAGTGAGCTGGCACGATGCAGTATTGTTTCCTATGACGGAGACGTGGTGTATGACAGGTACATCAAGCCCACCAACGCAGTCACTGACTACCGGACTCGTTGGAGTGGCATCTCCTGGCATCAATTGGTCAAAGCCATGCCATTTCAACATGCCAGGAAGGAG ATACTGAAGATCCTTGCAGGCAAGGTGGTGATAGGGCATGCTGTCCACAATGACTTCAAGTCCCTGAGTTACAGTCACCCTGCTGTCTTAACGCGGGACACATCCCGCATTCCTCTCCTCAACCAGAAGGCTGGCTTTCCAGAGAAAGATGTTGCCTCACTGAAAAGACTCACCAAGGCCCTGTTCAACCGCAACATCCAG ACTGGGAAGAAGGGGCACTCGTCCGTGGAGGACGCCAAAGCCACCATGGAACTGTACAAAGTTGTGGAGGTGGAGTGGGAGAGGACCTTAGCCTCCAAATAG